The Schizosaccharomyces pombe strain 972h- genome assembly, chromosome: I genome contains a region encoding:
- the pcr1 gene encoding DNA-binding transcription factor Pcr1 encodes MTAKKKEVDDEKRRRILERNRIAASKFRQKKKEWIKELEQTANAAFEQSKRLQLLLSQLQQEAFRLKSQLLAHQGCQCSVKIRSVLTDFQTAHNALHSQHMAYRPVQPPPGDNMLESVVSVSPTQMHPSLQGLPPNQHPQMPPSSQQPNSDDVQQHMFSAAGLPRSLGGPI; translated from the coding sequence ATGActgccaaaaaaaaagaagttgatGATGAAAAGCGTCGCCGAATTCTGGAGCGCAATCGCATTGCCGCTTCTAAATTTCGccagaaaaagaaagagtgGATTAAAGAATTAGAGCAAACTGCCAATGCTGCCTTTGAGCAATCCAAGCGTCTTCAGTTATTGCTGTCTCAGTTGCAACAGGAGGCTTTTCGGCTGAAAAGCCAATTACTTGCCCATCAGGGTTGTCAGTGTAGTGTAAAGATTCGTTCTGTCCTAACAGACTTTCAAACTGCTCACAATGCTCTCCACTCTCAACATATGGCTTACCGGCCGGTACAACCCCCTCCTGGTGATAACATGCTTGAATCTGTGGTTTCCGTTAGCCCTACTCAAATGCATCCATCATTGCAGGGTCTCCCTCCAAATCAACACCCTCAAATGCCCCCTTCTTCTCAGCAGCCTAATTCCGATGATGTCCAGCAACATATGTTCTCAGCAGCCGGGCTTCCTAGATCCCTTGGTGGGCCCATCTGA
- the aca1 gene encoding L-azetidine-2-carboxylic acid acetyltransferase Aca1 yields MKDPNTIPPWRCTDFNAWCIAVDKSTNVKNKEELLSTLTYFINYEIEMGQTYPIDIKMTRNEAEDFFFKFCTVICVPVESETSPAPDLATASIDWKTSLLGAFYIKPNYPGRCSHICNGGFLVSPSHRSKGIGRNLANAYLYFAPRIGFKSSVFNLVFATNIKSIRLWERLNFTRAGIIKDAGRLKGHEGYVDAYIYQYHFPSLEDALK; encoded by the coding sequence ATGAAGGATCCAAATACTATTCCTCCATGGAGATGTACTGATTTTAATGCTTGGTGCATAGCCGTTGATAAATCTACAAACGTTAAGAACAAAGAAGAATTACTCAGTACCTTGACTTATTTCATCAACTATGAAATAGAGATGGGACAGACTTATCCAATCGACATTAAAATGACTCGCAATGAAGCGGaagactttttttttaaattttgtactGTAATCTGTGTTCCTGTTGAGAGTGAGACATCACCTGCTCCAGATTTGGCTACGGCTTCAATTGACTGGAAAACGAGCTTACTCGGTGCCTTCTACATTAAGCCTAACTATCCCGGTCGATGCTCTCATATTTGTAATGGTGGATTTTTGGTTTCACCTAGTCACCGGAGCAAAGGCATTGGGCGTAATTTGGCCAATGCCTATTTGTACTTTGCTCCTCGAATTGGTTTCAAATCAAGCGTGTTTAATCTCGTTTTCGCTACCAACATAAAGAGCATTCGACTATGGGAAAGACTAAATTTCACACGAGCCGGTATTATCAAAGATGCTGGTAGACTTAAGGGTCATGAGGGATACGTCGACGCTTACATATACCAATACCATTTCCCTTCACTTGAAGATGCCTTAAAATAA
- the cyp8 gene encoding cyclophilin family peptidyl-prolyl cis-trans isomerase Cyp8: MGKNTDKLYITQTEHSGVHGWHGGMSGIAQKNSTTSYKQLPFNYCSLSLQPFNHPCCLVDETKQAIIFDFRFIVPWLRKHGTNPINGQKASMSDLIKLKFAKNSAEEYCDPVTMKSFTRFSHIVAIRSTGNCFSWDTIERLNIKPKHWRDLVNEEQFTRDDIITIQDPHNVENRDFSAIQKQKETARDEKITKAKIALQASRAKSTESTSSPELSHSLDSSKSIASDMPIHRASHTTGYAAASLTSTSFTPVTKNERAIIAEEDYMLNHTRIKHKGYARIVTNHGEINIELHTDYAPHAVYNFVQLAKQGYYRNTIFHRNIARFMIQGGDPSGTGRGGQSIWGKPFKDEFCNPLKHDDRGIISMANRGKNTNGSQFFILYGPAKHLDNKHTIFGRVVGGLNVLDALEKVPTNSNDHPKLPIKLEDIIIFVDPFEEWKKDEREKEKRKRQEEEEENNLDRTSWTGRDLSASSTDHSLNASVGKYLKKEVSLEEKTFTSTVNPKKKKARTGFGNFDAW; this comes from the exons ATGGGCAAAAATACAGACAAACTGTACATTACACAAACTGAGCATTCGGGTGTGCATGGGTGGCATGGTGGTATGAGTGGCATAGCCCAAAAGAACAGTACCACAAGTTACAAACAACTTCCTTTTAATTATTGCTCTCTTTCCTTGCAGCCCTTTAACCATCCTTGTTGTCTTGTGGATGAAACCAAGCAAGCCATTATTTTCGATTTTAG ATTTATTGTTCCTTGGCTTCGAAAACATGGTACTAATCCTATTAATGGACAAAAGGCATCAATGTCAGATTTAATAAAGCTCAAGTTTGCAAAAAACAGTGCTGAAGAGTATTGTGATCCAGTTACGATGAAAAGCTTTACGCGCTTTTCACACATCGTGGCTATCCGTTCTACAGGGAATTGTTTTTCTTGGGATACTATTGAACGTTTGAACATAAAACCAAAACATTGGAGGGATCTCGTGAACGAAGAGCAATTTACCAGAGACGACATAATTACCATCCAGGATCCTCATAACGTTGAGAACCGAGATTTTTCGGccattcaaaaacaaaaggaaaCCGCAagagatgaaaaaataaccaAGGCCAAAATTGCTTTACAAGCATCTCGCGCCAAGTCAACGGAGTCAACTTCATCACCTGAGTTATCGCATTCTCTCGATTCATCTAAATCTATAGCTTCTGATATGCCAATTCATCGCGCATCCCATACAACTGGTTATGCTGCAGCTTCCTTAACCTCCACATCATTTACTCCTGTAACGAAGAATGAAAGAGCAATTATTGCTGAAGAAGATTATATGCTTAACCATACGCGGATCAAGCACAAAGGATACGCGCGTATTGTTACTAATCACGGAGAAATTAATATTGAGTTGCATACAGACTATGCACCCCATGCTGTTTACAATTTTGTCCAGCTTGCCAAGCAGGGCTATTATCGTAATACAATTTTTCATCGCAATATTGCTAGATTTATGATTCAAGGAGGTGATCCTAGTGGAACTGGAAGAGGTGGTCAAAGTATTTGGGGCAAGCCGTTTAAGGACGAGTTTTGTAACCCTTTAAAGCATGACGATCGTGGAATTATATCTATGGCCAATCGTGGAAAAAATACCAATGGAAGTCAATT CTTTATATTGTATGGACCAGCGAAACATTTGGACAATAAACATACAATATTTGGTCGAGTTGTCGGTGGTTTAAATGTTTTGGATGCTCTTGAAAAAGTCCCTACCAACAGTAATGATCACCCCAAGTTACCAATCAAGCTTGAAGACATCATAATATTTGTAGACCCATTCGAAGAGTGGAAAAAAGATGAGCGGGAGAAGGAGAAACGAAAAAGacaagaagaagaagaggaaaataatttagaCCGCACTTCTTGGACTGGGAGGGATTTATCGGCGTCTTCTACGGATCATTCTCTAAATGCGTCTGTTGGAAAATATCTAAAAAAGGAAGTATCACTTGAAGAAAAGACATTCACTTCTACTGTAAAtcccaaaaagaaaaaagcacGCACAggatttggaaattttgaCGCATGGTAA
- the tif224 gene encoding translation initiation factor eIF2B delta subunit tif224 yields MGFSAEQAKKDGKDQSPVSESSSVGGTSPATASSVVSPNEPKLSGKEAKALKKARKQASRRAKAEAAAANNPPGVSEEKKVAIPNKNSNQQKKASKQNPQNSPETDANLQEKKIFEEKQVSIFSHLDWRRRRTTENIPKDIHPAVIRLGLKLANYKIFGSNQRCIDLLKTFKIVIQDYQTPYGTTLSRHLTTHINSQIAYLVSTRPLSISMGNAIRFLKLEISVLDIDLTDDEGKELLLEKIDSYIRDRIIIAGQVIVQAATEKIQDGDVILTYLHSSTVNDVLIHAKNVGKKFRVVVVDSRPEFEGRVCLKLLTEHGIECTYVMISALSYIMQEVTKIFLGGHAMLSNGALYSRAGTSLISLLGHESNVPVIACCESYKFTERIQLDSLVYNELAPGDQLVNMGVDDFEEKPGVLANWKSVKNLKLLSLKYDVTPPRLITVCVCEMGLLPSTSVPAIINEFKQVYA; encoded by the coding sequence ATGGGGTTCTCAGCAGAACAAGCAAAAAAGGATGGGAAGGATCAAAGCCCTGTTAGTGAAAGCTCTAGTGTGGGAGGAACATCTCCAGCTACAGCTTCTTCTGTCGTTTCTCCCAATGAGCCAAAACTTTCAGGGAAGGAGGCAAAAGCGTTGAAAAAGGCCAGAAAACAAGCAAGTAGAAGAGCAAAAGCCGAAGCAGCTGCCGCGAATAATCCACCCGGTGtttcagaagaaaaaaaggtagCTATCCCtaataaaaatagtaaCCAACAAAAGAAGGCATCGAAACAAAACCCGCAGAATAGTCCAGAAACTGATGCTAATTtgcaagaaaaaaagatttttgaGGAAAAGCAAGTTTCTATCTTTTCGCACCTCGATTGGAGACGTCGTAGAACCACTGAAAATATTCCGAAAGATATCCATCCTGCTGTTATTCGTTTGGGTTTAAAACTTGCAAATTATAAGATTTTTGGATCGAATCAGCGCTGTATTGATTTGttgaaaacttttaaaatcgtCATCCAAGATTATCAAACACCCTACGGTACGACGTTGAGCAGGCATCTGACCACGCATATAAATTCTCAAATTGCTTATTTAGTATCAACTCGTCCGTTGAGTATCAGTATGGGGAACGCCATTCGCTTTTTAAAACTCGAAATTTCTGTTTTAGACATTGACCTTACCGACGACGAGGGAAAAGAATTGCTTCTGGAAAAAATTGACAGTTATATTCGCGATCGTATTATCATTGCAGGACAAGTCATCGTACAAGCAGCAACCGAAAAAATACAAGACGGAGATGTCATTTTAACGTACTTGCACTCTTCGACAGTAAACGATGTTCTCATTCATGCTAAGAATGTTGGTAAAAAATTCCGGGTTGTCGTGGTAGACTCTCGTCCAGAATTTGAAGGCCGGGTTTGTTTGAAGCTGTTGACCGAGCATGGGATTGAATGTACCTATGTCATGATTTCAGCGCTTTCCTATATCATGCAAGAAGTGACCAAAATTTTCCTTGGAGGCCATGCTATGCTTTCGAATGGTGCTCTATATTCTCGTGCCGGTACCTCTTTAATTTCCCTTTTGGGACACGAGTCTAATGTTCCAGTAATAGCGTGTTGCGAGTCTTATAAATTTACTGAGCGCATTCAATTGGATTCGTTGGTATACAATGAACTTGCACCTGGCGATCAACTTGTAAACATGGGTGTGGATgactttgaagaaaaaccTGGTGTACTCGCAAATTGGAAAAGTGTTAAGAACTTAAAATTACTCAGTCTAAAATACGATGTTACTCCACCTCGTCTAATTACTGTATGTGTTTGTGAAATGGGGCTTTTACCTTCAACCTCGGTACCGGCTATCATAAACGAGTTCAAACAGGTTTATGCTTAA
- the iba57 gene encoding iron-sulfur cluster biogenesis IBA57-like protein, protein MNRFTVRSKFIKFSFQLFRNYSVCLNSSKSLIRVEGVDAVKFLQGLTTNKITLDNPVYTGFLNTQGRVLFDSFIYPKVSNNGTENERSDELYVEIDKVAESDFLKHLKKYNLRSRCSIAKIPSEELSIKVIWDVKEESRLKDTVAYAKDPRFSKQRLLRMIVPTSTCTSSSSGSLDDYKVFRYRNGIPEGPQEIIPSISFPLESNMDWMKGIDFHKGCYLGQELTVRTYYTGVTRKRIFPFIIPNYEDNPSQVIEPSAPLSIVAKQGEPVSRRSPGKIIAILGKVGLALVRLQYLKSDLACNGIPIQLNTSIWLDELSSTPSENS, encoded by the exons ATGAATAGGTTCACCGTTAGGAGCAAGTTTATAAAGTTCTCATTCCAGCTATTTAGAAATTACAGCGTTTGTCTAAATTCATCGAAATCTCTCATTCGTGTTGAAGGAGTTGATGCAGTCAAGTTTCTTCAGGGCTTAACGACCAACAAAATAACTTTAGATAATCCTGTATACACGGGCTTCTTAAATACACAG GGGCGAGTATTATTTGATTCCTTTATATATCCAAAAGTCTCCAATAATGGCACGGAAAATGAACGATCTGATGAATTGTACGTTGAAATTGACAAGGTTGCAGAATccgattttttaaaacaccTGAAGAAATACAACCTGCGATCCCGGTGTAGTATAGCAAAGATACCATCTGAAGAATTATCTATCAAAGTAATTTGGGACGTAAAGGAAGAAAGTAGGTTAAAAGATACTGTCGCTTACGCAAAAGATCCTCGCTTTTCCAAACAGCGTTTGCTACGAATGATAGTTCCTACTTCTACATGcacttcttcttcctccGGCTCGCTAGATGATTACAAAGTCTTTAGATACCGAAATGGAATACCAGAAGGGCCTCAAGAGATTATTCCTAGTATTTCATTTCCTCTGGAAAGCAACATGGATTGGATGAAGGGGATCGATTTCCACAAGGGCTGCTATTTGGGTCAAGAGCTCACTGTCCGCACCTACTATACTGGGGtaacaagaaaaaggattttcCCATTTATTATTCCGAACTACGAAGACAATCCATCTCAAGTTATTGAACCTTCGGCGCCGCTTTCAATTGTCGCAAAGCAAGGAGAGCCGGTCTCTCGTCGATCGCCTGGTAAAATTATTGCAATTTTAGGAAAAGTCGGGCTTGCTTTGGTCCGTCTACAATATCTCAAAAGCGACTTGGCATGTAATGGAATACCTATTCAGCTGAACACCAGTATCTGGTTAGATGAGTTATCGTCTACGCCAAGTGAAAATtcataa
- the lcb2 gene encoding serine palmitoyltransferase Lcb2, with product MAQADFVSPTSIDVSEKKEVEFHKKVDHVENPPLSTESAKLEAEEVAAEKLNSEHLLENEFAPITDPTHRRVSKNPDGAELFQFEDEPSYYYVVATYLTYLVLIIIGHVRDFFGKRFHKDDYKYLKDNDGYAPLYNHFDNFYVRRLQHRINDCFSRPTMGVPGRVIRLMNRYSTDSNSTFKLTGDTSLALNVSSYNYLGFAQSHGPCATKVEEAMQKYGLSTCSSNAICGTYGLHKEVEELTANFVGKPAALVFSQGFSTNATVFSTLMCPGSLIISDELNHTSIRFGARLSGANIRVYKHNDMTDLERVLREVISQGQPRTHRPYSKILVVIEGLYSMEGNFCDLPKVVELKNRYKFYLFIDEAHSIGAIGPRGGGICDYFGISTDHVDILMGTFTKSFGAAGGYISATPNIINKLRVTNPGYVYAESMSPAVLAQIKSSFLEIMDNSPTSAGLERIERLAFNSRYIRLGLKRLGFIIFGNDDSPVVPLLLYNPGKINAFSHEMLKRGIAVVVVGYPACPLLTSRVRFCFSASHNKADMDYFLRACDEVGEKLQLKFSTGAAGEDVGKTNVEKMKKNQGWFKPPRWKIEDVLKHGVHDALTQ from the coding sequence ATGGCTCAAGCGGACTTTGTTTCCCCTACATCTATTGATGTAAGTGAGAAAAAGGAAGTTGAGTTTCATAAGAAGGTTGATCATGTCGAAAACCCTCCCCTGTCTACGGAAAGTGCAAAACTCGAGGCTGAGGAAGTTGCTGCTGAAAAGCTAAACTCTGAGCATTTGTTGGAGAATGAGTTTGCTCCCATCACCGATCCTACTCATCGTCGGGTTTCCAAAAATCCTGATGGCGCCGAGCTTTTTCAATTCGAAGATGAGCCTTCATATTACTATGTGGTCGCAACTTATTTAACCTATCTGGTGCTTATCATTATAGGGCATGTTCGCGACTTTTTCGGTAAAAGATTTCATAAGGATGACTATAAGTATCTCAAAGACAATGATGGTTATGCTCCCCTTTACAATCATTTTGATAACTTCTATGTACGTCGTCTTCAGCATCGTATTAACGACTGTTTCAGCCGACCTACCATGGGTGTTCCCGGTCGTGTCATTCGTCTCATGAATCGCTATTCCACTGATAGCAATAGTACTTTTAAACTAACTGGTGATACATCTTTAGCCTTAAACGTTTCTTCATACAACTACCTTGGTTTTGCCCAAAGTCATGGTCCTTGTGCCACGAAGGTTGAAGAAGCGATGCAAAAATATGGTTTGTCTACGTGCAGCTCAAATGCCATTTGTGGTACTTATGGGTTGCATAAAGAAGTTGAAGAATTAACGGCAAATTTTGTTGGTAAACCTGCTGCTTTGGTCTTTTCTCAAGGATTTAGCACTAATGCTACTGTTTTCTCCACCCTTATGTGCCCCGGATCTCTCATTATTTCAGATGAGTTAAATCACACTTCCATTCGTTTCGGTGCCCGTCTCTCTGGTGCAAACATTCGTGTGTACAAGCATAATGATATGACTGATTTAGAGCGTGTTTTGCGCGAAGTAATCTCTCAAGGTCAACCACGTACACATCGTCCTTACTCTAAAATTCTGGTTGTCATCGAAGGTCTCTATTCCATGGAAGGTAACTTCTGCGACCTTCCTAAGGTTGTCGAGTTGAAAAATCGCTACAAATTTTATCTGTTCATTGATGAAGCTCATTCAATTGGTGCTATTGGACCTCGTGGAGGTGGTATCTGTGATTACTTCGGCATTTCTACTGACCACGTAGACATTTTGATGGGaacttttacaaaatcGTTTGGTGCTGCAGGCGGATATATCAGCGCTACTCCCAATATTATCAATAAGCTACGTGTTACAAATCCAGGCTATGTATATGCTGAATCCATGAGCCCTGCTGTCCTTGCACAGATCAAGTCGAGCTTTCTTGAAATTATGGATAACTCTCCAACTTCGGCTGGTTTAGAAAGGATCGAACGCCTGGCATTTAATAGCCGCTATATACGCTTGGGGTTGAAGCGACTTggctttattatttttggaaacgATGATAGTCCAGTTGTCCCGTTGCTTTTGTATAATCCTGGCAAAATCAATGCGTTCTCTCATGAGATGTTGAAGCGTGGAATTGCCGTTGTTGTTGTTGGGTATCCTGCCTGTCCTTTGTTGACCTCTAGAGTGAGGTTTTGTTTCTCCGCTAGTCACAATAAAGCCGACATggattattttttgagagCTTGTGATGAAGTTGGTGAGAAGCTTCAGTTGAAATTTTCCACCGGTGCAGCTGGTGAAGATGTGGGTAAGACTAACGTtgaaaagatgaagaaaaatcaagGTTGGTTTAAACCTCCTCGTTGGAAGATTGAGGATGTATTGAAGCATGGAGTCCATGATGCACTTACACAGTAA
- the smd2 gene encoding Sm snRNP core protein Smd2, producing MADLVDKPRSELSEIELARLEEYEFSAGPLSVLQQAVKNHDQVLINCRNNKKLLARVKAFDRHSNMVLENVKEMWTEKKRTASGKKGKAINKDRFISKMFLRGDGVVLVVRIPSA from the exons ATGGC CGATTTGGTTGATAAACCTAGAAGTGAACTGAGCGAAATAGAACTCGCTCGTCTAGAAGAATATGAATTCTCTGCTGGTCCATTAAGTGTTTTACAACAAG CGGTAAAAAATCATGATCAAGTTCTTATTAATTGTCGaaacaataaaaagttGCTTGCTAGAGTAAAGGCATTTGATCGCCATTCCAACATGGTATTAGAAAATGTCAAAGAg ATGTGGACCGAAAAAAAACGAACAGCTTCTGgcaaaaaaggaaaggCTATCAACAAAGATAGATTTATTAGCAAAATGTTTCTTCGTGGTGATGGTGTCGTTCTTGTTGTCCGTATTCCCTCTGCATAA
- the aim29 gene encoding protein aim29 produces MTGATLTVRVIRNFEYRTLKNVVFHDIDLATTTVDQFKKIIDERIQTDPSLKIYRTTHFDTLKIYVKAQQHKTQNLAINLDHDDWILNDGAKTLSLCGIENETELSYFELAAYKAYQANPVQKWL; encoded by the coding sequence ATGACGGGCGCAACGTTAACTGTTCGAGTAATTCGCAACTTTGAATATCGGACACTGAAAAACGTCGTTTTCCACGACATAGATCTGGCCACTACGACTGTAGACCagttcaaaaaaatcatcgATGAACGCATACAAACGGATCCCTCATTGAAAATCTACCGTACTACCCATTTTGACACGTTGAAGATTTATGTGAAAGCCCAGCAGCACAAAACCCAAAACTTGGCTATTAATTTAGACCACGATGATTGGATTCTTAATGATGGAGCCAAAACATTGTCTCTTTGtggaattgaaaatgaaactgAGTTGTCCTACTTTGAACTTGCTGCCTACAAGGCCTATCAAGCAAATCCTGTACAAAAATGGCTTTAG
- the cor1 gene encoding cornichon family protein, with protein MVSAWIYFTSLMLTCANIMLQMYFTVMYSDLKDDFINPIDLSRKLNWYVLPEMGFQAFSALLLLLSGAWITFLLNVPMLAWNAKMIMSNTHMHDSTTIFKDVSSRQKRSFFKLACFAVFFFVYLFLFVSRLVDE; from the exons ATGGTGTCTGCttggatttattttaccAGCCTTATGCTTACATGTGCAAATATCATGCTTCAGATGTACTTTACAGTGATGTACTCTGATTTGAAAGACGATTTCATAAATCCCATTGATT TGTCTCGAAAACTGAACTGGTATGTACTACCAGAAATGGGTTTTCAAGCTTTCAGTGCCCTTCTTCTATTATTGTCAGGTGCTTGGATCACCTTCCTTCTCAATGTACCCATGTTGGCTTGGAACGCCAAAATGATTATGTCCAACACTCATATGCACGACTCTACAACCATCTTCAAAGACGTATCCTCTAGACAAAAACGATCCTTTTTCAAGCTGGCATGTTTTGCtgtatttttcttcgtATACCTCTTCCTCTTCGTCAGTAGACTTGTGGACGAGTAA
- the rcm1 gene encoding rRNA methyltransferase, whose product MDFYNHAANILSDLSKKKGSIKQLAFNSKKHDPKRTYALVCETLKYKPVLDEIIARSELLVLEKKLKENLARVLVHDLLMSKRGLSISNGPIKECILRHKTRLNAEFVKLKVKKGVKSHEELALKNPVSLPRWLRINTIKSTKDEVLQGLGLDKVSSIEELGPDKFYIDDCVENLIAIDPSFPIVENSLYKEGKVIIQDKASCFPAAVLAGLTGHVGDIIDGCAAPGNKTTHLAACFPKSHIFAFERDAKRVQTLRKMVGISGANNVTIEHQDFTLTDPKSDLYRNVTHILLDPSCSGSGIVSRQDYLLGNEQDVTEDTERLENLCSFQSTILKHALQFPNCRHVTYSTCSVHRLENEQVVCEVLSQEPDWKCNSLTKTLPNWKTRGIPEYCAQPSMAEGMIRCKPGAGGTIGFFVANLYHPQREQETFKMYKNDDDTKKRKRKKKKKEVKKKARIQGEE is encoded by the exons ATGGATTTTTATAATCATGCTGCCAACATACTTTCAgatttaagtaaaaaaaaaggatcaATTAAGCAATTAGcatttaattcaaaaaaacatGATCCAAAACGCACTTATGCTTTGGTTTGCGAAACTCTCAAAT ATAAACCTGTTTTGGATGAAATAATTGCGCGATCCGAGTTATTAGTTTTAGAGAAAAAG ttaaaagaaaatttggcTAGAGTCCTTGTCCATGATTTACTGATGTCAAAGCGAGGGTTATCCATTTCAAATGGTCCTATCAAGGAATGCATTCTTCGTCACAAGACACGCCTGAACGCCGAGTTTGTCAAACTCAAGGTGAAAAAAGGGGTTAAGAGCCATGAGGAGCTGGCATTGAAAAATCCTGTGTCGCTCCCTCGCTGGCTTCGAATAAATACCATTAAAAGCACAAAAGACGAGGTTTTGCAAGGTTTAGGCTTGGATAAAGTCAGTTCAATTGAGGAACTGGGCCCCgacaaattttatattgatGATTGTGTTGAAAACTTAATAGCCATCGATCCATCATTTCCTATAGTTGAAAATTCATTGTACAAGGAGGGGAAAGTGATTATTCAGGACAAGGCATCTTGTTTTCCTGCTGCTGTATTGGCCGGGCTAACTGGTCACGTTGGTGATATAATAGATGGATGTGCTGCTCCAGGGAACAAAACTACTCATTTAGCTGCttgttttccaaaatctCATATATTTGCATTTGAACGTGACGCGAAAAGAGTGCAGACACTTCGAAAAATGGTGGGAATATCAGGCGCTAATAATGTCACCATCGAACATCAAGATTTTACCCTAACTGATCCCAAGAGTGATCTTTACCGAAATGTCACTCATATCCTGCTTGATCCTTCTTGTTCTGGTTCTGGAATTGTGAGTCGTCAAGACTATCTGCTGGGTAATGAACAAGACGTTACGGAAGATACCGAAAGACTTGAAAATTTGTGTAGTTTTCAGTCTACCATTTTAAAGCATGCTTTACAATTTCCTAACTGCCGCCATGTCACATATTCTACATGTTCAGTGCACCGTTTAGAAAACGAACAAGTAGTATGTGAGGTTTTGTCGCAAGAACCTGACTGGAAATGTAACTCTTTGACAAAAACTCTACCCAACTGGAAAACTCGAGGAATTCCAGAGTATTGTGCTCAACCTTCAATGGCTGAAGGAATGATTCGGTGTAAACCAGGAGCCGGAGGTACTATTGGTTTTTTTGTAGCCAATTTGTATCACCCTCAAAGAGAGCAAGaaactttcaaaatgtataaaaatgatgatgataCCAAAAAGCGTAAGcgcaaaaagaaaaagaaggaagtGAAGAAAAAGGCTCGCATACAAGGTGAAGAGtaa